From Brienomyrus brachyistius isolate T26 chromosome 18, BBRACH_0.4, whole genome shotgun sequence, one genomic window encodes:
- the LOC125713314 gene encoding serine/threonine-protein kinase pim-3-like — protein sequence MATKRPHSDTLDESPSKKRRKSQEAQTSEAQTAEAPRRDTQELGFKMPRKEPLEELYLKGKLLGQGGFGAVYAGSRKSDGLPVAIKYARKGGMQIEMLGVDEPVPMEVAIMTLVNLPTSCKNVIKLIDWFVGTNEYIMVLERPDPCLDLLQFCNSKGGFLTEEDAKHVLVQVLRALRHCQEANVLHRDLKPENLLIKTDTLDVILIDFGCGDVWMDDSYREFAGTNAYAPPEWFRKRKYRAGPATVWSVGVTLFEMVCGYLPFRSKRAIVSGRYKFPPWVSPDCRNIIEQCLTLKVADRLTMEDIELHPWLK from the exons ATGGCCACCAAACGACCCCACTCCGATACTCTCGACGAATCTCCGTCGAAGAAAAGGAGAAAGAGTCAGGAAGCACAGACTAGCGAAGCGCAGACTGCCGAAGCGCCTCGCCGTGACACCCAAGAACTGGGTTTCAAAATGCCCCGCAAAG AACCTTTGGAGGAGCTTTATCTGAAGGGGAAGCTCCTCGGGCAAGGTGGTTTTGGAGCTGTCTATGCCGGAAGTCGGAAGAGCGATGGCCTCCCA GTGGCCATAAAGTATGCCAGAAAGGGTGGCATGCAGATAGAAATG CTTGGAGTTGACGAGCCCGTCCCCATGGAAGTGGCCATAATGACCCTCGTCAACCTTCCGACATCTTGCAAGAACGTGATTAAGCTAATCGACTGGTTTGTTGGGACCAATGAATATATTATGGTTTTGGAAAGGCCGGACCCATGCCTGGACCTCCTCCAGTTCTGCAATTCCAAAGGAGGATTCCTTACTGAGGAAGATGCTAAGCATGTGCTGGTGCAGGTTCTCCGTGCTTTGCGTCACTGTCAGGAGGCTAACGTCCTGcatcgtgacctgaagccggagaACCTGTTAATCAAAACAGACACTCTGGACGTCATACTAATTGATTTTGGATGTGGAGACGTCTGGATGGATGACTCCTACAGGGAATTTGCAG GGACAAATGCCTACGCTcccccagagtggttccggaaACGGAAGTACAGAGCTGGCCCTGCCACGGTCTGGTCGGTGGGGGTCACACTCTTTGAGATGGTGTGTGGCTACCTCCCCTTCCGCAGCAAGAGGGCAATTGTTTCCGGCCGCTATAAATTCCCACCATGGGTCTCTCCAG ACTGCCGTAATATAATTGAACAGTGCCTTACGCTGAAAGTGGCAGATAGGCTGACGATGGAGGACATTGAGCTCCATCCTTGGTTGAAGTAG